In the Pelagicoccus albus genome, GGAGCTTACGGAGCTCGCTCTTAACGATTCCGGCTTTATCAGATTTAGCTTCCACGTGGGCAGCGATAGTAAGAGGGGGCTTCATACTTGTTTTTGGGGAATCGATACTGTTGCGAAACGGTTTAAATATACGCTCGCATGCAAGCTGTTCCAGTCTTTTTGCGAAAGATACGACCACCAAGTTACGCTAGGGTTGCGAACTGTTTTTCGCTTCTATCCAGCGACTCATGAATTCAGTGCTACGGTGCTGATGGTGCCTCAACATTTGGCCCACAAAATTATGCGAACGGCGGGAGTCGCGTTCTTCGAATGCCTCGCTTAAAAGGGACGGAAGTTTCGGCATCCATTCTTTCTCGGAAAACCTGTTACGTGCGATTGCGTATCCACAAGCTTGAGCATGCTCCCATGCGTTTTTGTCCTCGTGTATGCGAATCGCTGTTTTAGCGAATTCCTCCGTTTTGGTAGATACAGAACTTCCCCAGTCGAAATTGCCCGGCATCGATTCAACCGCGATAGGGCTAGCTACGCTCGGTGTACCGGACAAGAAGGAGTCTGCTAGCTTTCCTTTTAGACCTGCTCCGAAGCGCAGGGGGGCCAGATTTACCCGGTAGCGAGCCAGAGTGGTTTGGGCATCATCAGCTCGTCCCAGAACGCGAAATCCGATTTTGTCGTTGTCAAGCTGGCGAGCTTTGGGAGGAGGGTAGGAGCCGTAGACATCGAGTTTAGCATCAGGCAGCTCCTTGCGTATGAGAGGCCAAATTTCCTTTCGACAGTATTGGACTGCGTCCCAGTTCGGTTCGTGCAAAAAGCTACCGATCATTACGAAGTTATTTCGTTCTTCGAAAGGAGGAACGCCATTTTTCGGCTCGGGTAACGCGAAGGGCCAGTAGGCTATCAGGGTATTGGGGACGTTAAAGGTTTCGCTTAGGATTTGCATCTCCTTTTCGGCGATCATGAGGCTTAGGTCCGCTCGATAAATGGCTGCTATTTCACGAAGGGAAATCTCGTTGTGGAGATTTAGAGGGGAATCTGACTTTAGTGCCTGCTCTCGTGCATGACGTAGGCAGTGAAGATCACTTGTATCGATCACTTGGAGACAGTCTGGTAAAGCCTGTGCCACCCTCCAGCCGAATTGTTCCTCTGTCATGTAGCGGTCAAATAGGACGATATCCGGTTGCAAACCACTGACCCATTGGTCGAAGCTGGAATGGTTGAGCTCTATGGAGTGGGTGGAAATCTCAAATCGACTTCCCAAGTCGTCACTAAATTCGCTCTTTTGTGCTGCGCATGCGAAATGAACCTCCCAGTGTACAGCACGAAGAGCCCTCAAGATGTCCAATGTTCGCGAGCCGGCGGCCGACGACTTTGGCTCTGGCCAGATCTTTCCGATTAGGAGAACTTTCATTGAGTGATGTAAACGTGAAATTACTGAGATGTCTTATCCAATATTAGGATACGATCTTTAATGCTACCTTTCCCAAACACTCGAACGAAGAAGAGTATGATACGAGCCAGTCGGCTAGGGGGATGCGAAATGTGACGGGCGAAATTCGCTACCGCTTTATCTCGGGCTTTGATGTGTTCGACTTGCTTCAAATCGTCGAGCAGACATAGCTCAAGCGTTTGTGTCCAAGCCTTGTCTCTAGCGTATCCGATGCTGAATATACTCAGCGTTTCGTCAATCGGGCCGAGCAGGCGATCTGCGAGTCCGAAAAGACGAAACATGCGAGTCAGTCGTTTTTGGGTGTCGTCTATCAAACTCTCCAAAATCGTGTTTATGTGGCAAAAGTCCTTTTTCAGCGAAAGAGGGTCTGAGTGACCTGCTTGGGCGGCGGCAATGCCGAGGTCCAAACTGATGTGGGCGTTCATACCGAGCATTAGATGCTGTAAGGTGGTCAATTTACGATCGGATGCCTCCTCAAACGCGAAGGCCCAGGAATCGCTGTGAGCTTTGCCTTCTTGTCGGGCCTCGTATGCGTCAATGTAGCGATTTGCGAACAGGATATCCAACTTCTCCATACGCAGAGGATCTTCAAACTCGCCTCGTTCGATCGCGTCGCGTACCTCGATCGTGACTCGCTTATAGAGTGCGGCGAAATATCCCAAGGGGCTGGATTTTGCTACGGACTCTTGGACGATCGCGTCCAGACGGTCGATGACCTGCTCTAAGGTTTGAATCATGTTAGGCCAAGGTGGCTTACTATGACTCGATAATCAACTCCGCTGCTCTCAGTTTTCGCGCTTGGACGATTGGGTAACCCACTTTTCGAGGGCTGCGGAAAGCTCGTTGGTTTTGATCGGTTTTGTTAGGAAGTCGTCCATGCCAGCGTTTATGCAAGCGACCCGATCTCCTTCCATCGCTCCCGCTGTGACTGCGATTATCGGGATATGGGATCCATCGCCTTTCCTCTGCTCTAGGATGCGAATCTGTTTAGTGGCGTCCAAACCGCTCAATTCGGGCATCTGGCAATCCATGAAGATCAAATCGTATTGCCCTCGCTGAAAACGTTTTATT is a window encoding:
- a CDS encoding glycosyltransferase, yielding MKVLLIGKIWPEPKSSAAGSRTLDILRALRAVHWEVHFACAAQKSEFSDDLGSRFEISTHSIELNHSSFDQWVSGLQPDIVLFDRYMTEEQFGWRVAQALPDCLQVIDTSDLHCLRHAREQALKSDSPLNLHNEISLREIAAIYRADLSLMIAEKEMQILSETFNVPNTLIAYWPFALPEPKNGVPPFEERNNFVMIGSFLHEPNWDAVQYCRKEIWPLIRKELPDAKLDVYGSYPPPKARQLDNDKIGFRVLGRADDAQTTLARYRVNLAPLRFGAGLKGKLADSFLSGTPSVASPIAVESMPGNFDWGSSVSTKTEEFAKTAIRIHEDKNAWEHAQACGYAIARNRFSEKEWMPKLPSLLSEAFEERDSRRSHNFVGQMLRHHQHRSTEFMSRWIEAKNSSQP
- a CDS encoding DUF5995 family protein — protein: MIQTLEQVIDRLDAIVQESVAKSSPLGYFAALYKRVTIEVRDAIERGEFEDPLRMEKLDILFANRYIDAYEARQEGKAHSDSWAFAFEEASDRKLTTLQHLMLGMNAHISLDLGIAAAQAGHSDPLSLKKDFCHINTILESLIDDTQKRLTRMFRLFGLADRLLGPIDETLSIFSIGYARDKAWTQTLELCLLDDLKQVEHIKARDKAVANFARHISHPPSRLARIILFFVRVFGKGSIKDRILILDKTSQ